In Phaenicophaeus curvirostris isolate KB17595 unplaced genomic scaffold, BPBGC_Pcur_1.0 scaffold_160, whole genome shotgun sequence, the genomic stretch GCCCCTGGAGGGATTAGAAAGGAAGTCTGCAAAGTCTCTCCTTGGTTTGAAGCTCTCCGAACTGGATATAAAATGAGACTCCCAAGAGAAGAAGCCTGTACAAAAGTCAGGACAGGGGGAGAGGgctcagggcaaagagggggggaactggcaagggggctggggagggcttttcccatttttttttcttttcttacaattttaataatattatttcttttttcttaaaaaaagacaaaagtagGAGGTACTGGGAGCCGGGGGGTGCAAAGAAGCCCCAGGCAGACTCAcgtggggcgggggggaaatGCAAGGGTGGCGGGAGGGAGCGAGGGCACCGGCTCAGCTGCTCTGGCAGAGCCGCGGGTCCTccaagcccccccagccccctcatgCAATTCCTATATACAGACCCCCCCCACCCTGCTGCGCTCTCACTCCTGCAGAACGAGGGAAAGGGCAGGGTGCAGGGGAGCAGGGAAATGCAACAGGGCCCTATCCTCACCACCCCAGCACAGCAGGATCCGACtcgggccagaggaggctctgTGGCAGAGCTGGTGGCATGGGGAAGGCTCTCCAACATCCCTTACCCCATCTGCCAGCCCCAGGTGGGGCTGGGGATGTGCAACCCCACTGCAGGCGGCTGACCAGCAATCCCCAGCTCTGGGacccagggaggaggaggagggtctCTGGGCTGTGCCAGATCCCAACACATGACATCCACACACTGCCCACTTCCCGGTCATGCCAGCCAGTGCCGACAGCTCCCTCCTAATCCCCCCGGCTCAGCAGGCAGGGTCTGGGCACATCGGGGTGGGGATGAGAAGCTCTCCgaggaagaagcaggaaggaagagagagaagagggaaaaatgaaGCTACGGCCCCAGAaacccacccctgccctggggtcCAGTGGGGAGGCAGGTgtggggggagcagggaggcggcagggggagagggctgggggctgcccgCCCTGGGCTGTGCACCCTGCGGCGCCGATCTGCCCCCGATACCTCGCCGCTTCCCAGTCACTCTCTGTTGCAAATGTACAGGTAGATCGGTTGGGACTGAGTCCACGGGGCAGCGGGGGGGCCGTTACTGCGACGCCTGCGACGTGGGGTTCTCTGACTTGCTCTCCTGGCTGGAGGGCGGTTTGCTGTTCCAGGGGCTGTTGGCCCCCAGCGCTGGCGAGTTGTTGAAGCTGTCCTCGTCGTCGATGCCGTTGGCGGCGTCAAACTGCGTGTTCTCCAGCCGGGTGATGAGCCGCTCGTCCTCATCCCCAAACTCCCCCCCCATCAGCGTGGGCTCGCCTACCACCATCACATCCTGAAAGGGGAGACGGTCCCGAAACATAATCGAGGTGGGGGGAGCCCGGGCCCCTAGACCCCCTCAACACCACAGTTCCATTCCCCAGCCGCAGGGCCATCTCCTCATCTCCACTGCAGGACCCGAGGCTCACGCAGGGCATGGAGCAGCACATCCTCACCCCCTTGCAGGGAGGCAAAGTGGCTCAGAGAAGGCAGCTGGGAcaccctctccttctccccatcGCTTGGAGAGAGCCAGGGAGGCTCAGTCAGGCAGTCCCCAGGGGTCTTCCCATAGCCACTCCCAACAGCCAGGGCAGGGAGccctcccctccaccccagggaggaagagagaatgGAAACGGGATGCTTACAGGTACCTGACTGGACAGGGCAAAGGTGCTGGCTGGGCTCTTCTTCttgctgttgctgttgttggTGTTTCCCCCACCAGAGCTCATGGTGCTGCCACCCGACATCTTCCTTTTCCGGCGCTTGCTGGGCTGCTGCCGCGCTGGCTCCGCTGGCAGAGGAGGGAGACACGTTCAGTCTTGACAAGAAGGAGCttgtgccccccagccccttctctgCAAGGACCACAGCCTTCCTGGGGCAGCATCACCACCCTCCTCCCTTCCACAGCTTCACTGTCCCCACAGTgcaggggacaggagagggTGCAGGGATGATTTCCAtccctgctttgctttctaCAAGCAGCTGGCAGCTCtcaggcagggagagctggctgCCGGCAGCCCCACAGAGATGAAAGCCTACTGCCTGACCCGCTGCCCCCGCCCTCACAAGACAGAAGCCAAGACAGGCTCTGGGGCTTGGAGCCTACACCAAGGGCAGGGCCTGAGCAGGCAGTCCTAGAGACCCGTGGGCAACGCAAGACCCACCAGGTGGAGCAACCATCCGCTGCCACTTCTGGAAGAGGCAAGTCTTGAGGCAGTCCCGGGGACTGAGGCTGTAGGTCTTGTGCCGTGACATGAGCTCCTGCATTGGTTCTAGGATTACACAGAGCTGTGGGAAGCAGACATGTGAAGGGTTAGATCACAATGCTCCAGGCCCCAGCAAATGCCTCTCTGTCAGGCAGCCATCTGCGCTGCACCGACACAAGCCACACCAGGGGCCCGCGGGCTCCAGCAGACCCACTGCCTCACAGCTCTATGCAGCCCGTCTGCAGAGCTTGCCCGGCTGCCTCCCAACAGCCCAGGGCAGCCAGGCGTTGGGCGGCTGAGAGCCATCCCAGACCACAccccaggagcagagctgcatcCCTCCCTCTTCCCGCACGCTTACTCGGAGGTAGTTGAGTGTGGAGTTTGAGAGCCCACAGCGGGTGATGTTCTTGGATAACTGGTCCAACATCTGGGGGTCCTGTGCCTAGGAGCAAGAGGGAGATATGGGTTCAGCTGCATCTGGGTTGGGGACAGCCCTCCCGTGCCCCAGCTGAGATGGGGAGATAGGGTTGATGTCCCTCCAGCCTTCACAGAAGGAAGAACTGCTCAGCAGCCCTGTGTCGCTTGTGATGCAGAGAAGCTCCCAAAGAGGTACTCACATGCATGGCAAGGATGCTGCGGGGGATGAGCTCTCGATGTTGGCGGATGCTGAAATGCCACGTCTTTATCCTCATCATGTCATCAAACATGAACTCCAGGTAGAGCCGCCCCTCCACATACACCTAAGCAGGGCGCAGAGtcaggcacaggctgcccccACGCCCCCCAGCCCAGATCCCCCAGGATGCCACCGCTGCACACCGGGACACCCTCCCGCTGGCTTGGTCCTGCCTGCCGTGAGACTTGGCACAA encodes the following:
- the LDB1 gene encoding LIM domain-binding protein 1 isoform X1, whose product is MLDRDVGPTPMYPPTYLEPGIGRHTPYGNQTDYRIFELNKRLQNWTEECDNLWWDAFTTEFFEDDAMLTITFCLEDGPKRYTIGRTLIPRYFRSIFEGGATELYYVLKHPKESFHNNFVSLDCDQCTMVTQHGKPMFTQVYVEGRLYLEFMFDDMMRIKTWHFSIRQHRELIPRSILAMHAQDPQMLDQLSKNITRCGLSNSTLNYLRLCVILEPMQELMSRHKTYSLSPRDCLKTCLFQKWQRMVAPPAEPARQQPSKRRKRKMSGGSTMSSGGGNTNNSNSKKKSPASTFALSSQVPDVMVVGEPTLMGGEFGDEDERLITRLENTQFDAANGIDDEDSFNNSPALGANSPWNSKPPSSQESKSENPTSQASQ
- the LDB1 gene encoding LIM domain-binding protein 1 isoform X2, whose protein sequence is MLDRDVGPTPMYPPTYLEPGIGRHTPYGNQTDYRIFELNKRLQNWTEECDNLWWDAFTTEFFEDDAMLTITFCLEDGPKRYTIGRTLIPRYFRSIFEGGATELYYVLKHPKESFHNNFVSLDCDQCTMVTQHGKPMFTQVYVEGRLYLEFMFDDMMRIKTWHFSIRQHRELIPRSILAMHAQDPQMLDQLSKNITRCGLSNSTLNYLRLCVILEPMQELMSRHKTYSLSPRDCLKTCLFQKWQRMVAPPAEPARQQPSKRRKRKMSGGSTMSSGGGNTNNSNSKKKSPASTFALSSQDVMVVGEPTLMGGEFGDEDERLITRLENTQFDAANGIDDEDSFNNSPALGANSPWNSKPPSSQESKSENPTSQASQ